The following proteins come from a genomic window of Candidatus Methylomirabilota bacterium:
- a CDS encoding FAD-linked oxidase C-terminal domain-containing protein — MTPLTDTRKKSLRREMETLLGPGSVLSDPEELLVYESDGLTLFRALADFVVFPRSAEQVAALVKLADREGIPFVARGAGTGLSGGCLPSQGGLVISLMRMNRVLEVDYENQIAVVEPGLVNLHLSWAVGPQGFYYAPDPSSQQACTIGGNIANNSGGPHTLKYGVTTNHVLGLEVVLPDGELMWLGGKTRDPQGYDLVGLFVGSEGTFGIATKIVVRILKKPQAVKTVLAVFDRVDQASEAVSAIIARGLVPAAMEMIDQLTIEAVEDAFGCGYPRDAAAALLIELDGLQAGMEAQAERVVAACRDCGARDVRAARDEAERQLLWKGRKSAFGAYGRVSPAYMVMDGVIPRTKLPYVLGRVNEIVAAHGLRVGNVFHAGDGNLHPNILYDPRKPGEEARVVAAGAQILKVCAEVGGSISGEHGIGLEKADYMPFIFSEADLACMHRVKEAFNPAGLCNPGKIFPSNKACVEVGPAYRPHPIEEKGLAQRF, encoded by the coding sequence GTGACCCCGCTGACCGATACGCGGAAGAAGTCCCTCCGACGCGAGATGGAGACGCTGCTCGGGCCGGGCAGCGTGCTGTCCGATCCCGAGGAGCTGCTGGTCTACGAGTCGGACGGGCTCACCCTCTTCCGCGCCCTCGCCGACTTCGTGGTCTTTCCGCGCAGCGCCGAGCAGGTCGCGGCCCTGGTCAAGCTCGCCGATCGCGAGGGCATCCCGTTCGTGGCCCGGGGCGCCGGCACCGGCCTCTCGGGCGGCTGCCTGCCGTCGCAGGGCGGCCTGGTCATCTCGCTGATGCGGATGAACCGCGTGCTCGAGGTGGACTACGAGAATCAGATCGCGGTGGTGGAGCCGGGCCTGGTGAACCTGCATCTGTCGTGGGCGGTCGGCCCGCAGGGTTTCTACTACGCGCCCGATCCCTCGAGCCAGCAGGCGTGCACGATCGGCGGCAACATCGCCAACAATTCGGGCGGGCCCCACACCCTGAAGTACGGGGTGACGACGAATCACGTGCTGGGCCTGGAGGTGGTGCTGCCGGACGGCGAGCTGATGTGGCTCGGCGGCAAGACGCGGGATCCGCAGGGCTACGACCTGGTCGGCCTCTTCGTGGGATCCGAGGGCACCTTCGGCATCGCGACCAAGATCGTGGTGCGCATCCTCAAGAAGCCGCAGGCGGTGAAGACGGTGCTGGCCGTCTTCGATCGCGTCGATCAGGCCTCCGAGGCGGTGTCGGCGATCATCGCCCGCGGCCTCGTGCCCGCCGCGATGGAGATGATCGACCAGCTCACGATCGAGGCGGTGGAGGACGCGTTCGGCTGCGGCTATCCGCGCGACGCGGCGGCCGCCCTCCTGATCGAGCTGGACGGCCTGCAGGCCGGCATGGAGGCGCAGGCCGAGCGCGTGGTGGCGGCCTGCCGCGACTGCGGCGCGCGCGACGTGCGCGCGGCGCGCGACGAGGCGGAGCGGCAGCTCTTGTGGAAGGGCCGCAAGTCGGCGTTCGGGGCCTACGGGCGCGTCTCGCCCGCGTACATGGTCATGGACGGCGTGATCCCACGCACGAAGCTGCCCTACGTGCTGGGCCGCGTGAACGAGATCGTGGCCGCCCACGGCCTGCGGGTCGGCAACGTCTTCCACGCCGGCGACGGCAACCTGCATCCGAACATCCTCTACGATCCGCGCAAGCCGGGCGAGGAGGCGCGGGTGGTGGCGGCGGGCGCTCAGATCTTGAAAGTCTGCGCCGAGGTGGGAGGCTCCATCTCGGGCGAGCACGGCATCGGGCTCGAGAAGGCCGACTACATGCCGTTCATCTTCTCCGAGGCCGATCTGGCTTGCATGCACCGGGTGAAGGAGGCCTTCAATCCGGCCGGCCTCTGCAATCCGGGCAAGATCTTCCCGAGCAACAAGGCGTGCGTCGAGGTGGGGCCCGCCTACCGCCCGCATCCGATCGAAGAGAAGGGCCTCGCTCAGCGCTTCTAG